In the Pseudoalteromonas ulvae UL12 genome, one interval contains:
- the cysE gene encoding serine O-acetyltransferase — translation MRHQIWQQLKVEATELVKKEPLLASHVYSCILNHECLGSALSFIVANKLSDAVVSAFTFRELFDQAFVDCDRMLTHVSHDIKAVKDRDPAADSYLTVLLNLKGFQSIQVHRLAHCLWRQDRKELARFIQSRNSEVFGVDIHPACKIGHGIMFDHATGIVIGETAVIEDNVSILQGVTLGGTGNEQGDRHPKIREGVMIGAGAKVLGNIEVAEGARIGAGSVVLSPVKAHTTVVGVPAKVVGKPCNRPAETMDQNVLALADDSLTSAWL, via the coding sequence ATGAGACACCAAATTTGGCAGCAATTAAAAGTAGAAGCAACAGAGCTGGTAAAAAAAGAGCCGCTGTTAGCCAGTCACGTCTATTCGTGTATTTTAAATCATGAGTGTTTAGGCTCTGCACTGAGCTTTATTGTTGCAAACAAATTGTCTGATGCGGTTGTGTCTGCATTTACCTTTCGAGAATTATTTGATCAAGCGTTTGTTGATTGTGACCGAATGCTGACGCATGTGTCTCACGATATTAAAGCGGTAAAAGATCGCGATCCTGCTGCGGATAGTTATTTAACAGTGTTATTGAATCTAAAAGGGTTTCAGTCGATTCAAGTGCATCGTTTAGCGCATTGTTTATGGCGACAAGATCGTAAAGAGTTAGCTCGATTTATTCAAAGCCGTAATTCTGAAGTGTTTGGGGTCGATATTCATCCAGCTTGTAAAATTGGTCATGGCATTATGTTTGACCATGCCACAGGTATCGTCATTGGTGAAACCGCCGTGATTGAAGATAACGTGTCTATTTTGCAAGGGGTGACCTTAGGCGGTACGGGTAACGAGCAAGGAGACCGTCATCCTAAAATCCGTGAAGGTGTGATGATAGGTGCTGGGGCGAAAGTGCTTGGTAACATTGAAGTGGCAGAAGGCGCGCGAATTGGAGCGGGCTCAGTGGTTTTAAGCCCTGTAAAAGCGCACACCACTGTAGTGGGAGTGCCTGCAAAAGTCGTGGGTAAGCCTTGTAATCGTCCAGCTGAAACCATGGATCAAAATGTATTAGCCTTGGCGGATGATTCGTTGACCAGTGCATGGTTGTGA